The nucleotide sequence CTCCACAAATAAGGATTGAAAAGAATAATATGATTATAACGTACTTCATAATTTTATCTTCCTGAAAAGTCTATGAGTTTCCTTCGGTATGCAGTTAGTAATTTTGATTTAGAAACAAATCCGTAATATTTGCCCTTGGAGATTACCGGGAGATTCCATGCTCCCGAATCCTGAAATTTTTTCATGACCTGCGTCATTTTATCTTCGGCTAAATTAATAATTGCCGGGGGATTTTGCATGAGATCACGGGCAATTACTTCATTGTACAACGATTGATCGAACATAACCGGTCTCAGATCATCTAATAAGATGATTCCTTCCAAGGCCTGAGTTTCGGTATTGACGACCGGAAATATATTGCGATTTGATTTTACAACGGCTCTGTGTACGATCTCTCCTAAAGTAAGATCGGGTGATACTGAAATAAAATTCTGTTCCACTACCGAACTAATGTTCATTAATGTGAGCACAGCATGATCCTTGTTATGGGTGATCAACTCTCCTTTACGTCCTAATTCCATGGCGTAAACCGAATGTGGAACAAAGTATTTTGTGATAGAAAATGAAATGGCAGCTGTGATCATTAACGGTACAAAAAGCTCATAACCACCGGTTACCTCTGCAATCAAAAATATAGCTGTTAAAGGTGCGTGTAAAACCCCTGCCATTAAACCCGTCATCCCAACCAGCGTAAAATTACTTTCCGAAACCTGTGTGGAAAGGATTCCGGTTGAATTAATGATCTTCGCTACACAATATCCCATGATGCTTCCCATAAATAGCGTAGGAGCAAATATACCACCAACACCTCCCGCACCAAATGTCAGGGAGCTGGCCACTACCTTAAACAACACTAATCCAACTAACAATGCAATGACCATCCATACATTGCTCAGGTCGAGATTAAAAATGTTGTTTTCCAATGCTTTTTCAGGGTTTCCCTGCACCAGATTATTTATCACGTCAAAACCTTCCCCGTAAAGTGGAGGAATAAAATAAACCAAAACTCCTATTCCGAGTCCGCCGATTATCAATCGCTTCACAGGAGACCCTATCCGCTCAAAGAATTTCTGAAAACGTTCGTAAGTTTCGGTAAAATAAATGGAGACGAAACCGGCGATTATTCCCAGGAGAATGTAAAACGGAATATTGCCCATAGTAAATTCATCCTGAATACTAAAAGGGAGCAGAATATCATTTCCGAAGAAAAAATACGAAGTAAGTAATGATGAAACCGAGGCTAATAATAAGGGAATTAACGAGACCAACGTAAGATCGAGGCTAAACACTTCCACCGCGAAGATAATGGCTGCGATCGGTGCTTTAAAGATCGACGCCATAGCGCCCGCAGCTGCACAACCTATGAGCAGAGTGCGGGTTGCCTGATTCATATGTAACAAACGGGAGAGGTTTGAGCTTAAAGCTGCTCCCGTGGCAACGGTGGGGCCTTCAAGCCCTACCGAGCCTCCAAACCCTACTGTGATCGGTGCCGTGATCAAGCTTCCGTACATTTGGAATTGACGCATTATTCCTTTTTTCTTTGAAATAGCAAAAAGGGTCGCCGGAATGCCCTGAGTGGGAGGGTTTTTAATAAAATATTTTATAATAAGGTAGGTTAATCCCAATCCGATAATGGGAAAAATAAAATAGAATGCAGTTTGGTACTCTTTAATGAGTGTGCCCTTTAAGAGCAGTTCTATAAAATGTGTTCCGTTCTTTATGAGTACCGCTCCAATACCCGACAAAAAACCAACAACAATGCTTACAATAAAAACGAACTGCTTGTGCGGAATATGCTTCAAACGCCAGATGAGGAATCGCGTAAGTAATGTTCGCTTTTGATTAGGCATATATCAGATAAAAAATCCTGCAAAGCAGGATTTGTGGTTATTTTAAATCTAGCCGAAGACCGAGCTCGTTAAGCTGAGCCTGATCCAAAGGGGCAGGAGCATCGATCATTACATCTCTTCCTGCATTGTTCTTCGGAAAGGCAATAAAGTCCCTAATGGTTTCTTGTCCGCCAAGAATAGCAACCAATCGATCCAGTCCAAAAGCAATTCCTCCGTGTGGTGGCGCACCAAACTGAAACGCATCCATTAAAAATCCAAATTGTTCTTTTGCCTCATCCGGAGTAAATCCAAGATAATCGAACATTTTAGCCTGTGTTTTTTTATCGTGAATACGAATCGATCCTCCTCCAATTTCATTTCCGTTCAATACCAGATCATAGGCATTTGCTTTTACCGCGCCCGGATCAGACTCCAAAAGTTGCATTTGGCCGGGTTTTGGACTGGTAAACGGATGGTGCATGGCATGATAGCGCTGAGTATCCTCATCCCACTCCAACAACGGAAAGTCTATAACCCAAAGCGGGGCAAATTCATTGGATTTACGCAACCCAAGTCGCTGTGCCAACTCCATACGAAGCGCACTTAACTGTCCTCTCACTTTATTCTGATCTCCCGAAAGCACACAAATTAGATCTCCTTTTGAAGCACCTGTGGCCTCCGCCCATCGGGCAAGATCCTCCTGATCATAAAATTTATCGACCGAAGATTTAAAGCTTCCGTCTTCATTACAACGAACATATACCATTCCCAAAGCCCCTATCTGAGGTCGCTTTATCCAATCTATCAATTGATCTATTTCCTTTCGCGTGTACTTATTTCCTTCAGGAACAGCAATACCTACGACCAATTCTGCCGAATTAAAGACATTGAAATCCTTGTGCTGCGCAATAGCGTTCAATTCGCCAAATTCCATTCCGAAGCGAATATCGGGCTTATCGTTCCCATAACGCTTCATCGCTTCCTCATAGGTCATTCTCGGGAAATTTCCCGGTGCTACACCGTGGATTTCTTTTAGCAAATGACGTGTTAACCCTTCGAAGGTGTTTAAAATATCCTCCTGTTCCACAAAAGCCATCTCACAGTCGATTTGGGTGAACTCAGGTTGTCTGTCGGCACGAAGATCTTCATCACGAAAACATTTTACGATCTGAAAATATTTGTCCATTCCACCTACCATTAGCAACTGCTTGAAAGTTTGTGGTGACTGCGGAAGGGCGTAAAACTGCCCTTCGTTCATCCGAGAAGGAACAACAAAATCACGAGCCCCTTCGGGAGTGGATTTAATTAGATATGGTGTTTCAACCTCCACGAAATTCTTGTCTGAAAGATAATTGCGGACAGCCATGGTTACCTTATGACGAAAAATAAGGTTTTCTCGTACCGGATTTCTTCGTATATCCAAATACCTGTATTTCATTCGAAGATCTTCCCCGCCATCAGTCGCATCTTCTATCGTAAACGGAGGCGTTAAGGCTTCGTTGAGTATATCGAGTTTGGAAACGAGAATTTCGATCTCGCCTGTAGGCATATTCGGATTCTTGGATTCACGCTCTATAACGGTTCCAGTAACCTGAATGACGAATTCCCTACCCAATTTTGCAGCTCGATCCATCATCTCTTTGGGAGTGGATTCCTCATTAAAAATAAGTTGAGTGATTCCGTAGCGATCCCTAAGATCTACCCAAATTATAAATCCTTTATTTCTTATTTTCTGAACCCAACCCGATAGGGTCACTTCCAGATTAATATCGTTTGCGGTCAATTGACCATTTGTATGCGTTCTGTACATTGAAGCTTGATCGAATTATACTCAGTATTGCGAGTGAAGCTGCAAAGTTAAAAAGATATTGATGATTGCAGATATTTTGAAGGCTATTATTATATGATTTTCAGGTTCTTCTAAAAATATCTGTGTTAATATGTGTGTAAATGCAATAAATTCATAAAATCTTTAGTAATTTCGGAGAATTAACCTAAAATTAACAACTATGAAACAAAACAACTCTAATCGCAGGATGCTCCTGCTATTATTATTTATTTTTCCGTGTTTTGTGTTTGCACAAACAACCATAACCGGAACAGTAAACAGTGACAAAGGGGATACGATTCCTTTCGCAAATGTAATTGAGAAAGGAACCACCAATGGAACGACTACCGACATGGATGGTAATTTTTCTATTCAGGTTTCAACTGTACCGGCGACCTTAGTATTTTCGTCTTTAGGATTTGAAACTGTGGAGCAACAGGTATCATCGGCTGGAGCTATTTCTGTGACTATGGCCGAATCTGCCGAAGCGCTCGAAGAAGTTGTAGTAACCGGACTGGCTACTTCAGTAAAAAGAACCAATTCCGCTAACGCAGTAGCTTCAATATCGGCCGAAGAACTAACAGGTACAACACCACCACCTACACTGGATGGAGCGTTGTACGGGAAATTTGCCGGAGCTATTGTAAATGCAAATTCCGGAGCACCTGGTGGAGGATTGTCGATCAAACTACGTGGTGCTACCTCACTTCAGGGAAACATCCAGCCATTATATATTATTGATGGAGTGTATGTAGATAACTCTTCACTTGCAGCAGGTCTTAATGCTGTTTCCGCTGCCGCCGCAGGAGGAAGTGCTTCTAACCAGGATAACCCAACGAACAGAATTGCAGATATTAACCCTGAGGATATTGAGAGTATTGAGATTCTTAAAGGTGCGTCTGCAGCGGCAATCTACGGATCGCGTGCAGCTGCCGGGGTGGTGATCATCACAACCAAAAAAGGTAAAGCTGGAGAAACTAAATTCAGATTCTCTCAATCTACCGGTTGGAACGAGGCCATAAACTTATTAGGTCTTAGAGATTACACTACCGAAAGAGTCCGTACTTCATTTGGGGATGCTGCGGCACAGGAATTTAATCTTGCGCGTGCTCAGGGTAGGCTAATTGATTATGAAAAGGAGATTTACGGAGAACACGGGTTTATAAGCATCACCAACTTTAGTATGAGCGGTGGAGACGATAAATCTAAATTCTATGCCGGGGTAAGTCATAATAACGAAAATGGTATTGTACAAAATACCGGTTATGAAAAAACCTCGCTACGTCTAAATCTGGATCACAAGCCTAAAGATTATTTAAAGCTTGCATTAAGTACGAATTATATCTATTCTTCTTCAGATAGAGGGTTCTTTAATAATGATAACTCCGGAACCACTATTGGGGTAACCCTTACCGGTACTACTCCGTGGTTACAGTTATTCCCTGATGAGAATGGAGTATATCCGGACAATCCTGCAGGGGCATCTAACCCACTACAAACACGTGATCTGGTTAGAAATAATGAAACTGTAAACCGTGTTATTATGGGTGGATCGGCTAATCTTGATATATATCGTGCCGATAATTCAAATCTTGAATTGATACTTCGAGGCGGTTTGGATTTCTACGGTCAACAATCTAGAGCGATCTTTCCAAAAGAGCTTCAATTTCAAAAATTGATCAACGGTGGTCTTAACGGTGTATCCGTTCAAGGTGAAACTCAGAATAAGAATTATAACTTATCTGCTTTCCTTGTACATAATATAAATACCGATAGCGATATTAATTTCAGAACTCAAGCAGGTCTTACTAGAGAGTATTTCGACCAAAATACGCAGTTAATTACAGCGTCAGGATTGGTTGCTTCTGAAACCAACGTCGATCAGGCTGCCAATACTGGGGTGAATCAAACCCGACTTTTACAGGAAGACTCAGGATTCTTTGCACAGGAAGAAATTAACTTTAAGGATATGTTTATTGCTACTGTTGGTGTAAGAGGGGATAAGTCCTCGAACAATGGAGATGCAAATGAATTATTTTACTATCCTAAAGCATCACTTGCAGTAAATCTTAATGAAATGGGCTTCTGGGGCGATGGTTCTGTTTGGAATCAATTTAAGCTTCGAGCAGCCTACGGTGAGGCAGGAAACTTCCCTCCTTTTGGAGCCTTGTTTACTTCCTATAATGCCTTTTCAACCGACGGCTTGTTAGGAATTAGCCTTATTGGAATTAGAGGTGATGGATCGTTAAAATCGGAAAGACAAAAAGAACTTGAATTTGGTACAGACCTTGGTTTCTTTGATGGACGTTTATCCCTCTCCGGAACCTATTATATCAAAACAATTGATGATCTAATCCTTCGGGCAGCCTTAGAACCTTCAACAGGTTTTACCACTCAATTCGTAAATGCAGGAGAGCTTCAGAACAAGGGTATCGAACTTTCATTGAATGCTACGCCTGTGATCACGGATGATTTTCAATGGGACCTCAGTGTAAACTTTTTTAAGAATACATCAGAGATTACTCGATTAGATGTGCCAGCATTTAATGTTGGAGCTTTTGGAGCAACTTTGGGAACCTATAGAATCGAAGAGGGCTCAAGTGCAACTCAAATCGTTGGTATTGGACCAAACCCGGGTGAAAACGGATTCCAGCAATTTGGAGATTCAGAACCTGACTTCCAGATGGCATTTAACAATAGCCTGAGATATAAGAACTTCGACCTGTCTTTCTTATGGCAATGGAAAAATGGTGGGGAGAATATTAATCTTACCACATTGCTTTCCGACTTAAATGGTACGACCCATGATTATGATGATATCGCACTAGACCCAGAAGGTCAGTTAGGTAATGGAGATTATAGATTGAGTCAGTTAGGCTCTTCAGCAGAAGTGTTTGTAGAAGATGCGTCATACCTTCGTTTACGGGAATTAGGTCTTTATTATACCATTAATAAAAGAGCCATGTCCGGAGTGTTAGGTGGGAATATAGACAGTGTTCGCTTAGGATTTTCCGGAACTAACTTGATCAATATTTTCGACTATAACAGTTACGATCCTGAGGTGTCTAACTTTGGTGGCGGAACAATCTTTACAGGAGTAGAGGTAACTCCATTTCCATCTTCAAAAAGATTCTTATTTCACGTAGCAGTTAACTTTTAAAAAAAAATTATTATGAAAAAACACATATATAAAATTTTGTTCTTTGCTTCGATCATGACAACATTGGTGTCCTGTGAAGTAAAAGAATTTTCAGACCTAAACAGTCCGGAGGTAGATGCCTTCCGGGAGAACCTTACGAGGGGGGACTTACAAGATCTGGTTGGAGGGATCCTCTACAGTTCCAGAGTAACCTTAGGAACCTATTTTGACGACAACGGGATCATTGGAAGAGAATATTACAGATTCTCAAGTTCCGATCCTCGTTTTACGACCGATCTGCTGGGTGGGGATAATTCGGTATTAGACAACAATACCTTTTATATTACCAATCCCTGGGCAGCAAGATACCGAACCGTAAAGAATGCAAATTTAATTCTCGAATTCCTTGATGGTCAGGATACGTCAGCTCAATTTACGAATCAGGAAGTTACTGCAACAGAAGGATTTCTTAAAACCTTTATCGCTTATGAATTACTGCTTAACTTGAATCTTACCGACGAGAATGGGATTCGTGTTGATGTAACCGATGAAAATAACTTAGGGCCTTTTGTTTCTAAATCTGCAGCATTGTCCGCAATACGAGCGATGTTAGTAGACGCGGCTTCAGACCTGTCCAATGGTGGTGGAAGCTTTCCGTTTCTTCTATCTTCAGGATTTGCAGGATTCGACGACCCTTCATCATTTCTTCAGTTTAACAAAGCAATTTCAGCACGTGTAGCTGCCTATCAGGGAGATGACGCTGCCGTTTTAAATTTCTTAGGAGATTCATTCCTGAACTTGAGCAGTGGTGACCTGGATACAGGAGTATACTATACCTTCTCTGAAGATCAAACTAGTTTGATCAATCCACTATTTATCTCAGTTGGAGGATCTTCTGCTGCTCAGGCACGTATCGTAGAGCCTTCGTTCTTTACAGATGCTGAAACAGGGGATACCAGGGTTGCTGCAAAGACCGCACAACTTAGTGGGCCTGTTACTTTAGATGGACTGGAAGGAGATCATATAGTCTTCGTATATCAATCTAACGATCAGCCTATCGCTATCATAAGAAACGAGGAGTTAATTCTTTTGTATGCTGAAGCGAATATTTCTATAAATCCCGCCGAATCTGTAGCAGCCCTGGATCTAATTAGAGCCAGTGCAGGCTTAGGACCATATACCGGTGGATTAGATGCGGCCTCTCTTACCGATGAGATGCTTCATCAGCGCAGATATTCCTTATTTGCTGAAGGACACAGATGGATAGACATGAGACGATATGGACGATTAGGAGATCTTCCATTGGCAAGACCGGATGATGATGTTTGGGATAAATTCCCAATTCCATTGACCGAGAATCAATAATAGGTTAATAAAAACAAAAAACCCTCTTCAAATCGAAGAGGGTTTTTTAATTCTTGATCTTTTTAATTATGCCGGATTTAATTTTCCGGTTTTGTCTTCTGAAAATCTGATCTTCGCACGATTCAGCAAATAAAACATCGTAGGCACAATCACCAGAGTTAAGAAGGTCGCAAAACTCAATCCGAAGATGATCGTCCATGACATTGGACCCCAAAAAATGGTATTGTCTCCGCCAATATAGATCTGCGGATCGAATTC is from Constantimarinum furrinae and encodes:
- a CDS encoding SusC/RagA family TonB-linked outer membrane protein; the encoded protein is MKQNNSNRRMLLLLLFIFPCFVFAQTTITGTVNSDKGDTIPFANVIEKGTTNGTTTDMDGNFSIQVSTVPATLVFSSLGFETVEQQVSSAGAISVTMAESAEALEEVVVTGLATSVKRTNSANAVASISAEELTGTTPPPTLDGALYGKFAGAIVNANSGAPGGGLSIKLRGATSLQGNIQPLYIIDGVYVDNSSLAAGLNAVSAAAAGGSASNQDNPTNRIADINPEDIESIEILKGASAAAIYGSRAAAGVVIITTKKGKAGETKFRFSQSTGWNEAINLLGLRDYTTERVRTSFGDAAAQEFNLARAQGRLIDYEKEIYGEHGFISITNFSMSGGDDKSKFYAGVSHNNENGIVQNTGYEKTSLRLNLDHKPKDYLKLALSTNYIYSSSDRGFFNNDNSGTTIGVTLTGTTPWLQLFPDENGVYPDNPAGASNPLQTRDLVRNNETVNRVIMGGSANLDIYRADNSNLELILRGGLDFYGQQSRAIFPKELQFQKLINGGLNGVSVQGETQNKNYNLSAFLVHNINTDSDINFRTQAGLTREYFDQNTQLITASGLVASETNVDQAANTGVNQTRLLQEDSGFFAQEEINFKDMFIATVGVRGDKSSNNGDANELFYYPKASLAVNLNEMGFWGDGSVWNQFKLRAAYGEAGNFPPFGALFTSYNAFSTDGLLGISLIGIRGDGSLKSERQKELEFGTDLGFFDGRLSLSGTYYIKTIDDLILRAALEPSTGFTTQFVNAGELQNKGIELSLNATPVITDDFQWDLSVNFFKNTSEITRLDVPAFNVGAFGATLGTYRIEEGSSATQIVGIGPNPGENGFQQFGDSEPDFQMAFNNSLRYKNFDLSFLWQWKNGGENINLTTLLSDLNGTTHDYDDIALDPEGQLGNGDYRLSQLGSSAEVFVEDASYLRLRELGLYYTINKRAMSGVLGGNIDSVRLGFSGTNLINIFDYNSYDPEVSNFGGGTIFTGVEVTPFPSSKRFLFHVAVNF
- a CDS encoding RagB/SusD family nutrient uptake outer membrane protein translates to MKKHIYKILFFASIMTTLVSCEVKEFSDLNSPEVDAFRENLTRGDLQDLVGGILYSSRVTLGTYFDDNGIIGREYYRFSSSDPRFTTDLLGGDNSVLDNNTFYITNPWAARYRTVKNANLILEFLDGQDTSAQFTNQEVTATEGFLKTFIAYELLLNLNLTDENGIRVDVTDENNLGPFVSKSAALSAIRAMLVDAASDLSNGGGSFPFLLSSGFAGFDDPSSFLQFNKAISARVAAYQGDDAAVLNFLGDSFLNLSSGDLDTGVYYTFSEDQTSLINPLFISVGGSSAAQARIVEPSFFTDAETGDTRVAAKTAQLSGPVTLDGLEGDHIVFVYQSNDQPIAIIRNEELILLYAEANISINPAESVAALDLIRASAGLGPYTGGLDAASLTDEMLHQRRYSLFAEGHRWIDMRRYGRLGDLPLARPDDDVWDKFPIPLTENQ
- the aspS gene encoding aspartate--tRNA ligase, with the protein product MYRTHTNGQLTANDINLEVTLSGWVQKIRNKGFIIWVDLRDRYGITQLIFNEESTPKEMMDRAAKLGREFVIQVTGTVIERESKNPNMPTGEIEILVSKLDILNEALTPPFTIEDATDGGEDLRMKYRYLDIRRNPVRENLIFRHKVTMAVRNYLSDKNFVEVETPYLIKSTPEGARDFVVPSRMNEGQFYALPQSPQTFKQLLMVGGMDKYFQIVKCFRDEDLRADRQPEFTQIDCEMAFVEQEDILNTFEGLTRHLLKEIHGVAPGNFPRMTYEEAMKRYGNDKPDIRFGMEFGELNAIAQHKDFNVFNSAELVVGIAVPEGNKYTRKEIDQLIDWIKRPQIGALGMVYVRCNEDGSFKSSVDKFYDQEDLARWAEATGASKGDLICVLSGDQNKVRGQLSALRMELAQRLGLRKSNEFAPLWVIDFPLLEWDEDTQRYHAMHHPFTSPKPGQMQLLESDPGAVKANAYDLVLNGNEIGGGSIRIHDKKTQAKMFDYLGFTPDEAKEQFGFLMDAFQFGAPPHGGIAFGLDRLVAILGGQETIRDFIAFPKNNAGRDVMIDAPAPLDQAQLNELGLRLDLK
- a CDS encoding chloride channel protein; this encodes MPNQKRTLLTRFLIWRLKHIPHKQFVFIVSIVVGFLSGIGAVLIKNGTHFIELLLKGTLIKEYQTAFYFIFPIIGLGLTYLIIKYFIKNPPTQGIPATLFAISKKKGIMRQFQMYGSLITAPITVGFGGSVGLEGPTVATGAALSSNLSRLLHMNQATRTLLIGCAAAGAMASIFKAPIAAIIFAVEVFSLDLTLVSLIPLLLASVSSLLTSYFFFGNDILLPFSIQDEFTMGNIPFYILLGIIAGFVSIYFTETYERFQKFFERIGSPVKRLIIGGLGIGVLVYFIPPLYGEGFDVINNLVQGNPEKALENNIFNLDLSNVWMVIALLVGLVLFKVVASSLTFGAGGVGGIFAPTLFMGSIMGYCVAKIINSTGILSTQVSESNFTLVGMTGLMAGVLHAPLTAIFLIAEVTGGYELFVPLMITAAISFSITKYFVPHSVYAMELGRKGELITHNKDHAVLTLMNISSVVEQNFISVSPDLTLGEIVHRAVVKSNRNIFPVVNTETQALEGIILLDDLRPVMFDQSLYNEVIARDLMQNPPAIINLAEDKMTQVMKKFQDSGAWNLPVISKGKYYGFVSKSKLLTAYRRKLIDFSGR